The Mauremys mutica isolate MM-2020 ecotype Southern chromosome 1, ASM2049712v1, whole genome shotgun sequence genome has a segment encoding these proteins:
- the LOC123374439 gene encoding olfactory receptor 52R1-like gives MQETPFCLRVGHLHSFSMSNYNTTDFTNPSIFILLGIPGLEAAHVWISIPFCTMYAIAILGNFTILIIVKRDPSLHGPMYYFLCMLAITDLVLSTSVLPKMLAIFWFNSREIDFSACLTQLYFIHCFSGMESGIFVAMGFDRYVAICHPLRHSTILTNPVVAKMGLAVVLRSSMLVLPYPFLVRQWRYCRTNIIPEPFCAHISVVKLACGDTQVSSYYGLFVLLCVMGLDGIFIAMSYTQILRAIFSLPTKDARLKTFGTCVSHLCVTLIFYIPGLFSSLTYRFGQNVPLHFHVLIGNMNLLVPPMINPIIYGVRTKQIRDRLLRFITHKG, from the coding sequence ATGCAAGAGACACCtttctgcctcagagttggacaccttcaCTCCTTCTCCATGTCAAATTACAacacaaccgacttcaccaacccctccatcttcatcctcctgggtattcctggcctggaggcagcccatgtctggatctccatccccttctgcaccatgtatgcaatagccatcttggggaattTCACAATCCTGATCATTGTAAAGAGGGATCCGAGCCTCCAcgggcccatgtactatttcctctgcatgctggccatcaccgacctggtcctgtctacatccgtcctgcccaaaatgctggcaatcttctggttcaattcccgggagatcgatttcagtgcctgcctcacccagctatacttcattcactgcttctcggggatggagtctgggatctttGTGGCCATGGGTTtcgatcgctatgtggccatctgccatcccctgagacattccaccatcctgacaaacccaGTGGTGGCCAAGATGGGactggccgtggtgctgcgcaGTAGCATGCTTGTACTGCCCTATCCCTTCTTGGTAAGACAGTGGCGAtactgcagaaccaacatcatccccgaGCCATTCTGCGCACACATAtccgtggtgaagctggcctgcggcGACACCCAGGTCAGCAGTTACTATGGTCTCTTTGTGCTATTGTGTGTAATGGGTCTGGATGGGATTTTTATTGCCAtgtcctatacccagatcctcagggccatcttcagcctccccacaaaggacgcccggctcaagacttttggaacctgcgtctcccacctctgtgtcacCTTAATCTTTTACATCCcaggtctcttctcctccctcacgTACCGTTTTGGACAGaatgtgcccctgcatttccatGTTCTTATTGGCAACATGAACCTACTGGTGCCCCCCATgataaaccccatcatctatggggtgaggaccaaacagatccgggacaggctgctccgattCATTACTCATAAGGGAtga